A genomic window from bacterium includes:
- a CDS encoding helix-turn-helix transcriptional regulator, which yields MPVNGTGKVQNRDRATPLPRFYLIEHRNNLGLSVEEVSRMLNLSHYYYYQIESGRRGQKLPIPLVLELIRVLQIDAIKFLELESEHVKKHNDFNRVK from the coding sequence ATGCCTGTCAACGGAACAGGGAAAGTTCAGAATCGCGACCGAGCCACACCACTACCAAGGTTTTATCTTATCGAGCACAGAAACAATCTGGGTTTATCCGTGGAAGAAGTTTCCAGAATGTTAAATCTCTCTCACTATTACTATTATCAAATAGAGAGTGGCCGAAGAGGTCAGAAACTACCGATACCACTCGTACTAGAGCTCATCAGAGTCCTGCAGATCGATGCGATCAAGTTTCTTGAACTCGAGAGTGAACATGTGAAAAAACACAACGATTTTAATCGGGTGAAATAA